Proteins from a single region of Thermotoga maritima MSB8:
- the ftsY gene encoding signal recognition particle-docking protein FtsY, producing the protein MGLFDFLKKGLQKTKETFFGRVVKLLKGKKLDDETREELEELLIQADVGVETTEYILERLEEKDGDALESLKEIILEILNFDTKLNVPPEPPFVIMVVGVNGTGKTTSCGKLAKMFVDEGKSVVLAAADTFRAAAIEQLKIWGERVGATVISHSEGADPAAVAFDAVAHALARNKDVVIIDTAGRLHTKKNLMEELRKVHRVVKKKIPDAPHETLLVIDATTGQNGLVQAKIFKEAVNVTGIILTKLDGTAKGGITLAIARELGIPIKFIGVGEKAEDLRPFDPEAFVEVLLSE; encoded by the coding sequence ATGGGACTCTTCGATTTTTTGAAAAAGGGACTCCAGAAGACGAAAGAAACGTTTTTTGGACGAGTGGTGAAGCTCCTCAAAGGAAAAAAGCTGGACGATGAAACCCGCGAGGAGCTGGAAGAACTTCTCATTCAAGCGGACGTGGGAGTCGAGACAACGGAATACATTCTGGAGAGATTGGAAGAGAAGGACGGAGACGCTCTCGAGTCTCTCAAGGAAATCATTCTGGAAATTCTGAACTTCGATACGAAGCTGAACGTTCCTCCTGAACCCCCGTTCGTGATCATGGTTGTTGGTGTCAACGGAACGGGAAAGACCACCTCCTGTGGAAAGCTCGCAAAGATGTTCGTGGATGAAGGAAAGAGTGTGGTGCTCGCTGCGGCGGATACTTTCAGAGCAGCCGCCATAGAACAGCTGAAGATATGGGGAGAACGTGTCGGTGCCACGGTGATATCCCACTCGGAAGGAGCAGATCCGGCCGCCGTTGCCTTTGACGCGGTGGCTCACGCTCTCGCCAGAAACAAAGATGTGGTCATAATAGACACCGCCGGAAGACTTCACACGAAGAAGAATCTCATGGAGGAATTGCGGAAGGTTCACAGAGTTGTCAAGAAGAAGATCCCCGACGCTCCGCACGAAACGCTCCTCGTGATAGACGCCACCACCGGCCAAAACGGACTTGTTCAGGCAAAAATATTCAAAGAAGCAGTGAATGTCACCGGTATAATTCTCACAAAGCTCGACGGAACCGCGAAAGGCGGAATAACTCTGGCCATTGCCCGGGAACTGGGAATTCCCATAAAGTTCATCGGTGTCGGAGAAAAGGCAGAAGACCTGAGGCCTTTCGATCCTGAGGCCTTTGTGGAGGTATTGCTTTCAGAATGA
- a CDS encoding DegQ family serine endoprotease, with the protein MKKFFLTIAVALILTSVFPYVNPDYESPIVNVVEACAPAVVKIDVVKTVKTSFFDPYFEQFFKKWFGELPPGFERQVASLGSGFIFDPEGYILTNYHVVGGADNITVTMLDGSKYDAEYIGGDEELDIAVIKIKASDKKFPYLEFGDSDKVKIGEWAIAIGNPLGFQHTVTVGVVSATNRRIPKPDGSGYYVGLIQTDAAINPGNSGGPLLNIHGEVIGINTAIVNPQEAVNLGFAIPINTVKKFLDTILTQKKVEKAYLGVTVMTLTEETAKALGLESTSGALITSVQKGSPAEKAGLKEGDVILKVDDQDVRSHEELVSIIHTYKPGDTAVLTIERKGKIMKVQVTFGSSSEEEKTTTGEEKIDALGITVSNITPADRETYSIPEEINGVIVKESTGKFGLQKGDVITTVYVNGKRYDINSVGDLKKVTSIVKNGDYIALYIYRNGAKVFVSFIYQR; encoded by the coding sequence ATGAAGAAATTCTTTCTGACCATCGCTGTGGCACTGATACTCACCAGCGTCTTTCCATACGTCAACCCCGACTACGAAAGTCCCATCGTTAATGTGGTCGAAGCGTGTGCACCGGCCGTTGTGAAGATAGACGTTGTGAAGACGGTGAAGACTTCCTTCTTCGATCCTTATTTTGAGCAGTTCTTCAAAAAGTGGTTCGGTGAACTTCCACCCGGTTTCGAAAGGCAGGTTGCCAGCCTCGGATCGGGCTTCATCTTCGACCCAGAAGGTTACATACTCACCAACTACCACGTGGTAGGTGGAGCGGACAACATCACTGTGACCATGCTCGACGGAAGCAAATACGACGCGGAGTACATAGGAGGAGATGAAGAGCTCGACATCGCGGTCATAAAGATCAAAGCCAGCGATAAGAAATTCCCCTATCTGGAATTCGGTGATTCTGACAAAGTGAAGATCGGTGAATGGGCGATAGCCATAGGAAACCCCCTCGGCTTCCAGCACACGGTGACTGTGGGAGTGGTCAGCGCTACCAACAGGAGGATTCCAAAGCCAGATGGAAGTGGTTACTACGTGGGACTCATCCAGACCGACGCGGCGATCAACCCGGGAAACAGTGGAGGACCCCTTTTGAACATACACGGTGAAGTGATAGGCATAAACACCGCTATCGTCAATCCTCAGGAAGCTGTGAACCTCGGCTTTGCCATCCCGATCAACACGGTGAAGAAGTTCCTTGACACCATACTCACCCAAAAGAAGGTTGAAAAAGCCTACCTCGGCGTGACGGTCATGACCCTCACCGAAGAAACGGCGAAAGCTCTGGGGCTTGAATCTACGAGTGGTGCTCTGATAACGAGTGTTCAGAAAGGATCTCCTGCTGAAAAGGCCGGGCTCAAAGAAGGGGACGTGATCCTCAAGGTTGACGATCAGGACGTGAGAAGTCACGAAGAACTGGTCTCCATCATACACACTTACAAACCGGGAGACACTGCCGTTCTCACTATAGAGAGAAAGGGAAAGATCATGAAAGTTCAGGTGACGTTCGGTTCCTCATCTGAAGAAGAGAAAACAACGACTGGTGAGGAAAAAATCGATGCCCTTGGTATCACAGTGTCGAACATCACGCCGGCCGACAGGGAGACTTATTCGATCCCGGAAGAGATAAACGGGGTCATAGTGAAGGAGAGCACCGGGAAGTTCGGTCTACAGAAGGGAGACGTAATCACCACAGTGTACGTGAACGGCAAAAGGTATGATATAAACTCTGTAGGGGATCTCAAGAAAGTTACATCCATTGTTAAAAATGGTGACTACATCGCCCTTTACATTTACAGGAATGGAGCGAAAGTCTTCGTGAGCTTCATCTATCAGA
- a CDS encoding Rrf2 family transcriptional regulator produces MFTMRSEYALRLMIVMAKEYGNYLSMTEILEKAKQSVPREFAEKILYTLKKAGLVKTRRGKSGGYMLSRPPKEIKVSEIVFLLDRKSKVFFDMPGCPDELDCVIRALWKRVENEIEKILSGVTLEDLVREQEEKMKQ; encoded by the coding sequence ATGTTCACGATGCGTAGTGAATACGCGCTCAGGCTCATGATCGTGATGGCAAAAGAGTACGGAAACTACCTTTCGATGACAGAAATACTGGAGAAAGCGAAACAGTCAGTTCCAAGGGAATTCGCAGAAAAAATCCTGTACACCCTGAAAAAAGCCGGGCTGGTGAAAACAAGAAGAGGGAAAAGCGGTGGATACATGCTGTCGCGTCCGCCAAAAGAAATAAAGGTTTCTGAGATCGTGTTTCTTCTGGACAGGAAGTCGAAGGTTTTCTTCGACATGCCTGGCTGTCCGGACGAGCTGGACTGCGTTATCAGGGCCCTGTGGAAAAGGGTAGAGAACGAAATAGAGAAGATTTTAAGCGGTGTGACTCTCGAAGATTTGGTGAGAGAACAAGAAGAGAAAATGAAACAATGA
- a CDS encoding DUF2225 domain-containing protein, producing MSKFWEKEFTCPFCGTKFKKKMVFFDSIKIKARDIDLKPVFEDVNPMFYEVVTCPNCYFSAFDKDFETITIKGEETERKLKKLLEEAKKKVELKNVENHVEAIKRYALSGMVYSVLNQRKKVAISYLKIAWLFRELGKSEEEKRYLERALKEFESHYKYDYYEESDEPMILFYLGVLNQILGNRKEAARWYELLLRKYDGKSLYAKVGRERWQELRRS from the coding sequence ATGAGCAAGTTCTGGGAAAAAGAATTCACCTGCCCTTTCTGTGGAACGAAGTTCAAAAAGAAGATGGTCTTTTTCGACTCCATAAAGATCAAAGCCAGAGATATCGACTTGAAACCTGTTTTTGAAGATGTGAACCCGATGTTTTACGAAGTGGTGACCTGTCCGAACTGCTACTTTTCTGCGTTCGACAAAGATTTCGAGACCATCACCATAAAAGGAGAAGAGACGGAAAGAAAGCTGAAAAAACTGCTCGAAGAGGCCAAGAAAAAGGTCGAATTGAAAAACGTGGAGAACCACGTGGAAGCGATCAAGCGCTACGCTTTGAGTGGAATGGTGTACTCTGTTTTGAACCAGAGAAAAAAAGTAGCGATCTCTTATCTGAAGATCGCCTGGCTGTTCAGAGAGCTGGGAAAGTCAGAAGAAGAAAAGCGCTATCTCGAAAGAGCTTTGAAGGAATTCGAAAGCCACTACAAGTACGACTATTACGAAGAATCGGACGAACCCATGATACTTTTCTATCTGGGTGTTTTGAATCAAATCCTGGGCAACAGGAAAGAAGCCGCGAGGTGGTACGAACTCCTTCTGAGAAAGTACGACGGCAAATCCCTTTACGCGAAGGTGGGGAGGGAAAGATGGCAGGAATTAAGAAGATCTTAA
- a CDS encoding peptidoglycan DD-metalloendopeptidase family protein: MAGIKKILMFSLILIFLAACVSPELEEKLNNLENQIRQLNTQIDSIEKKMLDLENKMKAQESSQEELEALKRDVRYLKEDLSSLQEEFSSKMSDLENSYYSISMKLPAVEKAASIFSEIEDMKSKISELERKVSIVSLGSSPEVSEDLKHILLDLEERVSTLEKNVSVVDRIEERLESTEKLLSKVALRVLSQGETEAKVVNVSNDELESRISDIEKKLSYLETNQKALEQIVQNLKDQKPSSYANIDVESYSQQLKKYLDEFRRLVRSYEIARILGIEEGYVFVRVERGDTLAKISNAFNLGPDGVEKIMKLNGIDDPRKLIAGRIIKVPVTNLSTSFPVGEKPDPKVIVSGFGLKTDGTFSTGVEVESDGQKVKAALPGRVKSVSNGTVVIYHGNDVETVYRNLAVVSVNAGDWVSAGDTIGYGGKNVVFELYVEGEPKDPMLLFFSNMGEFEISFYTEWEDGKLPEHPAFRLTKSGKIPEDWKTAAADTTIFPLGSVLYIPELRDTPSGGVFVVEDIGGVIMGRKIDIYLDSIREALQNRKIVSRVFVWRD, from the coding sequence ATGGCAGGAATTAAGAAGATCTTAATGTTTTCTCTGATACTGATATTTCTCGCAGCATGCGTATCTCCCGAACTGGAGGAAAAATTGAACAATTTAGAAAACCAGATAAGACAGCTGAACACTCAGATAGACTCCATCGAAAAGAAGATGCTGGACTTGGAAAACAAGATGAAGGCACAGGAAAGTTCTCAGGAAGAGCTGGAAGCGCTGAAAAGGGATGTAAGATATCTCAAAGAGGATCTATCTTCCCTGCAGGAAGAGTTCTCCAGCAAAATGAGCGATCTCGAGAACAGTTACTACTCCATCTCCATGAAACTTCCTGCAGTGGAAAAAGCCGCCTCCATCTTCTCCGAGATAGAAGACATGAAATCGAAAATCTCAGAATTGGAGAGAAAAGTGAGTATTGTTTCACTCGGAAGTTCCCCGGAAGTCTCAGAAGATCTGAAACACATCCTTCTCGATCTCGAAGAGAGGGTTTCCACTCTGGAAAAGAACGTTTCGGTGGTGGATCGAATAGAAGAAAGGCTGGAAAGTACTGAAAAACTTCTCTCCAAAGTGGCCTTACGCGTTCTTTCACAGGGCGAAACGGAAGCGAAGGTGGTGAACGTTTCAAACGATGAGCTGGAAAGCAGGATATCTGATATCGAGAAAAAGCTTTCCTATCTCGAAACCAACCAGAAGGCGCTGGAACAGATCGTTCAAAATCTGAAAGATCAGAAGCCTTCCAGCTACGCGAACATAGATGTTGAGAGTTACTCACAGCAGTTGAAAAAATACCTCGACGAGTTCAGAAGACTCGTGAGGAGTTATGAGATCGCAAGGATCCTTGGAATAGAGGAAGGATACGTGTTTGTAAGAGTGGAGCGGGGCGACACCCTCGCGAAGATCAGCAACGCGTTCAACCTTGGACCCGACGGTGTGGAAAAAATCATGAAGCTGAACGGCATAGACGACCCGAGGAAGCTCATAGCAGGGAGAATCATAAAGGTTCCCGTCACGAATCTTTCGACAAGTTTTCCAGTTGGAGAAAAACCCGATCCGAAGGTGATCGTCTCCGGTTTTGGCCTGAAAACCGATGGAACTTTTTCCACGGGAGTCGAAGTGGAAAGCGATGGACAGAAGGTAAAAGCTGCGCTTCCAGGGCGAGTGAAGAGTGTAAGCAACGGAACCGTTGTCATATATCACGGAAACGATGTGGAAACGGTGTACAGAAATCTCGCTGTGGTTTCGGTGAACGCTGGTGACTGGGTGAGTGCGGGTGACACCATAGGATACGGTGGAAAGAACGTCGTCTTTGAACTGTACGTGGAAGGAGAGCCCAAGGACCCCATGCTCCTTTTCTTCTCCAATATGGGTGAGTTCGAAATCAGTTTCTACACGGAGTGGGAAGATGGAAAATTACCGGAACACCCCGCCTTCAGACTCACAAAATCCGGCAAAATCCCTGAAGATTGGAAGACAGCGGCCGCGGACACCACCATCTTCCCCCTGGGTTCTGTTCTCTACATACCAGAGCTCAGAGACACCCCCAGTGGTGGAGTCTTCGTTGTGGAAGACATCGGCGGAGTTATCATGGGAAGAAAAATCGATATATACCTGGATAGCATAAGAGAGGCGCTCCAAAACAGAAAGATCGTGTCCAGAGTCTTCGTGTGGAGGGATTGA